Sequence from the Ooceraea biroi isolate clonal line C1 chromosome 5, Obir_v5.4, whole genome shotgun sequence genome:
agTTGAAAGAAAAGTTTAGAAAGAAATTCCAGATATTTGTCTCacttaattacatattaaagttacgtgattatttaattttcgatttatGTCTTTTATATCAAGCAATGATATTTCTACCCTACTGCAATTCCTTCCAAAGTCCACGGCAAGAAACGAAACAATCGATACATGTGCAAGTTCTGCTGTGTTGCGTAATTTCTGTGATCTCATTTTCTACTTTCTTCCACGACGCGGAAAAATGTATTAGGATTTCACCTATTATGACGCGCTCGCCGCGAGgcacgtttatttttatatcgcgtCTATTGCGCGCACGGGAAAACAGGATTATATAATCCGTTATTATGTCTGATCGCAACGCTCGCGTTGCGATGACCAGCTGGAGAGACGCGCGCGGTTCCCGCAAGGCTTGCTTGCACCAACATCGTCGGTTAACCATCGTTAATTAAACCCTCACCGCACCGCAGAAAGTATCTTACACCGCACTGTGTAAGATATAAActacttctttttcttttccctccTCATTTCCTACGTGGTGAAAATACACGCCCTCCGCGCTCGAAATATTCTTCTCTTTGTGAAAGAATGCGTTAcgttaaattatgaaaatcgagaaagagaagaagaaaacagtAGTTTACTCATATCGCGGAAGTTAAATTCAGTAGAAAGTTACaattactaaaaataaaatatacatacaaagtTTAGAGTACATGTAAGTAGAGTACATTAAagataattagaaataaagatTATCTTTCGGGGCAATGGCGAATGTTTGCGTTCATTGATAGcagatatataaaaagaaataatgtaaaaataatttgacagGGTAACGACGACGTGTACAGATGACTACCTGAATTCAAGGAAATGTGGTTTCCAGAGGATTGGAAAGGACTAATTAAAAACCAAATATATTCCAAATCAGTCGAAATCGAGTCTGATTCAActtcctcgcgcgcgtgtttcACGCCCGTTGACTTACTGTAACAGGAAGCATATTATGTAGATtggatgaattaattaattactctcGTTAATTTTAGAATCAGCACGCGTCTGTAATCGCGCACCGGAGTGGACAAGGCGCGGCATGTACGCGGTCACGCGTAAGCGATCACGATTAGTGTAACGTGATTTATCGATCGGCAAATCCGTGTGGtccgcgtgtgcgtgtacgtgtgcgtaaTGTGAGTTCCGCGACTTGGAGCCCGTTTTCTGTCGCAATCGCGGGCGATCGCGGAATCCGGCACACCTCGGAGAACCGCGCGAATGCACCGATCAATCTGTTGCCGATCGATGGCGACGCGATCCCGATCTGGCGGTTAAGGTTCCAACGCGCTGAACAGCCTTTAGGTTCGCGCGAAGTTAATGACTCGTAACAACATGATGTACACTTAAAGAAATAAGTCCCCGCCTTATTTCGCTCCCCTCGAACCTTAATGTTCTCTCCTGAGCGCGCAAAAACGCAAAAAACCAAATGCCAGAATCgtgaagaaaaaaggaatcgCCGACTCTAGCGGAATTAAAGAACGAGGCTATAAAATGTCATTGTTATCTGCAATTACTTGTCTTGCGATTAGTTTTTCGAAACTTTTTGCTGccgttgtaaaaataaaacggaCATTCATTTATCTGCAATGTAATACATTGTGCAATAGAGAATTGATTTTacttaatataacaataacgaTCGTACAAACGCTTATGTAAACTAGTTTCACGaaagtttcatttatttacctctaatatgtattattcatagaagaaaaatttggTAATAATCACTTTCTCCCTGCACCATGTGGTCTCTCGAACCACCATAAGTTAATCTACTCGCGAGAAAGTATTTACTCGCCGAGCGCTTTGATATCACCGTCGAGATCAAACCGAAACTCAACTCTTTGAGCAGTAAGGGAAACGCGGTTGGCCCAATTGCGCGAGCAGCCAgccataaatatgtaaattaatgaaaatgcgAGACTCTGTTATCTCCAGCGTACCCCGCGGGGCAGCGTATCCCGCGGAGGTGCGCGTtctaagaataataattaactgcGAGCGGCATCAGCGGAGAGAACTGACGGCACTTCCGTGTTTCAGGTAGCAACGGTGCTGACCGCGTTGCTGCTAGCGGTGTCGGCGCAGCAACCCGGCGGCAATTACGTCGACGATTACGCCCAGTATGACTCGCAACGACCAAGTCAGCCTACCCCGCGTAGCTACGCGACCGACGACGTGCCGGCCCGACAAGCAGCCGCACCGGCAAACGCGAAACCGCCAGTCGCGATCCTGAAGCAGATCAACCGGCACAACGAGGACGGTTCGTACACGTACGGGTTTGAGGGCGCGGACGGCTCTTTCAAGATCGAGACCAAGCTGCCGACCGGCGATGTGCGTGGCAAGTACGGCTTCGTCGACGATACCGGCAAGGTGCGCATCGTCGAGTACGGCGCGAACCAGTACGGGTTCCAGCCAGCTGGAGAGGGTATCACCGTCGCGCCACCCACCCTCGTTGACGAGACCACCAGCAAAGAAGCCATCGATGCGGCAGCGTATCAGGAGtatcagcaacagcaacagcagcaacgaGCAGCAGCACGCCCGGCTTATCAGCCGCCACCCCAGCAATCGCATACTCAGGCCGTATACGCACCCGCACAGGTAGCCCCGAGTAGACCCGCGCTTCCGAAACCACCCATCTTCACGCCAGCCGCCCCCGCGCCCCGACAATCTCTGCTGCAGAACCCGGGCTACGAAGAGCCCGCGCCAACCTCGCAGCTCTACAATCAGGGACCGGCGCAATTCAGCCCGGCGCCCAACCAGCAGGAACGCCGTTCCCAGCCGCAGCCCCGCAGCGGCGGTGGTATCCTGGACCAGCTCGCCAGGGACTACGCCCTGCCGCAAGGAGTGGCGCCGCCGTTGCACGACATCAGCTTCGGCTACTACAAGTAGTAGTCGTCTACTAGTCCTGCCCCCCTTGTCTACCGGAGAGCGCGAGAGTCTGGGATCAATCGTTACCTGAACCTGAACGACATTTTTCATTGCGTTTCGTAACGATGTTATGCTCTTTGAGATTATtctcgtattttattttgttttatttttttatataacacaCAAGGAATCCGCCTCGTATTGGCGTAGACTTCTGTTTTAGCAAATGCAGCATAATTCAGGTCCAGAATTCAGATCACGAGTTGGCGTTAACGATCGATCCCGTCCTCTTCCGCGCACCGGAGCGTGTTGGTCTTGTATTCTATTCGTGAACGCCAACGCCCCGACGACGCGAATTGTTAACTCGTCGTGATCGCGGCATGGCTCACTCTCCCTAAAGTCGGCCGGCACTGTGATCTATGATCGCCGCGACTGGATCGTCCGCTATGGTCGGAGATCGAGGACCACTACTGACGTCTGAAGTCACGAGTCGGAAGCTAAGCTGACTCCATTCTGTCCATGTGACGCATCGTGCTTTCCATACTctttgattaacaattaaaaatgcgCGCATTATGATGCAGACAATCTCATTATCTACAGATTGTTTTGCGAATAATGATAAGTCGACAGCGGaactagaaataattttcagcAAAGATCAATTCGTACGTCACATGGACTAAATGGACGCGAGGCTTCTTCTTTATTCTCTTTGATTTTAAAAGTTCAATAAAATAGGATAGAGAACTATGTAACAAAGTTATATTGTAAAGCTAGAGACTACATGAACGCCGATTTCTTCGCGGGTCACCAAGGTCCTCGATTTCCTGCTACGCAGTTACAATCATCTCACAACGGTTTTCACCGATACTCACCGAGTTGTAACGTTAGGGAATTCGACATCATTATTTGTATCAACCATAAAAATTATCGTTACGCGATTCATGATTCATTAAGGAATTTGTTCGGATTAACGAGCGATAATAATTAGGTGATAGTAGGAGGTGTGAAAACCCCATTCTGTAAAAAGAGTGTATATAAAATCTCTCGTCTTTCTCTTTGAGCGTCCacctttgtttctttttcttttgttttttttgttttttctttaaaaaatgcagCGCTCGCGCCGAGAACTCGACGTTGAGGCACCGTTGCGATCCGAGTTACAACCGCGTTTTCACGACGTGGTCTCGCGGGAATGCATGTAAACTGGGCGCGCTTGCCGCTGTAATTAGATTATTGTAAGGTAATTCGAGTGGAATAAAGTGAGGCCAATACTAAATTCCGCCATCTACCATGAAACGCATAAAATTCCTGTACAATGTGCCGGCGCAATAAAATCTCCTGATTTCACCTTTCCAATTACGCTCTCGTCGGACGTAAGGACTCTCGTTCGTATTCGTCGAATGCACGAAAGAGTACGGAGAGTCCTGCCACTGTTCGGGCGCGGTAATCTGCACTGAACTTCTGGATTACCGTATCGCCCTTCACATTTACGAAGGCggcaaaaaatttaattgatcgCGGATTGCATGCGATAATCGTGCCGCCCATTCGATTGCGTAACGTTCCGACAAGGAGCCTGTGAGCTTCGACATCCGTTATGTAACTTCTTCCTCAATAATTGCTACCTCAAACATTCACATCTCGATATTCCTtgtaaggaaataattctaGTTGCAGATGTTTAATATCAAATACAAAATATGCTCATTACTCGGTATTTTGTTGAGACACGATTTCGCTTACGTGATCTCAGAAGTCGCCGTAGACGTTTTCTTCAAACTTCAAACGTCTCGTATCTTGCCTCACGCaatatcgttttcatttctcGTTATACCTTTGTCGAATGCTCGCGCATGCAGGATTTAAGAATCGCCTAACGACAACCAAAGCCACATTGTTATAGAAACGATTGCGTGCGCGGTCGCGATCTTATCTGTTCTCGCGTCAGCTTCGGCAACGATTGCGAAATGTGCCACGGGtggagacaaagagagaaagaaagagagagagagagagaaagagagagagaaaaagagaaagatcgTTTGAACTTCTCACAGGATAAATTCTCGCGTCGCACAGCATCTGGCGCAGCTCGTTATCCTCTGCCTTCTGCCGAATCCTCGCATTCCCACATCTTTCTCGTCTGCATATGCACGAGCGGCTTTCGCGGTTTCCCTCGGAATTTCACCGCAGCGATGATTCGACCGATACCCCTCGAAGTATCCGTCATTTCTAAAGATATATCCGTCATACAACCGAGGGGCTGGTTGCACCGAACAAAGGAGTTCCACTTTCGTTCGCAGAAAGTCTCAAGGTGAGCGGGACCGCGCTACTTTTCTATCTTGAAAAGTTTTCAGTGCGACTGATCCGGCGCGAAAAGttcacgcgcgcgaatcgACAAGTATGCTAAGCTCTCTCGAGATGTAAAACCGCGACCTTGCACGAATCCCGTAATTTCTGGCGTTCCCGCTATTTCCTGCATCTTTCGCAACCAGCGACCAGAAATAATCGTACGCAAGTCGCACGCGGCGGATATTTCCTAATTCGCTcgttatttttgcattttagcCGCTCACCGTAATCTTGACTCGCGATTTtaaattcacatttttatGCACGTTTGCGATTCTCTCTTATGTATGTCACTTTTCGAGCATCGCCAGGCTCGCCTTTCTTCCTGACGTATTCAAGGGCGATGAGAATCTCACTCGCATAATCTCACCCGTccatttgcattatttatgcTTTCGCGTTGCACTTCAAGGGCCGCGCGTTCC
This genomic interval carries:
- the LOC105287584 gene encoding pupal cuticle protein 27-like — translated: MHTLATVATVLTALLLAVSAQQPGGNYVDDYAQYDSQRPSQPTPRSYATDDVPARQAAAPANAKPPVAILKQINRHNEDGSYTYGFEGADGSFKIETKLPTGDVRGKYGFVDDTGKVRIVEYGANQYGFQPAGEGITVAPPTLVDETTSKEAIDAAAYQEYQQQQQQQRAAARPAYQPPPQQSHTQAVYAPAQVAPSRPALPKPPIFTPAAPAPRQSLLQNPGYEEPAPTSQLYNQGPAQFSPAPNQQERRSQPQPRSGGGILDQLARDYALPQGVAPPLHDISFGYYK